From Deinococcus detaillensis, one genomic window encodes:
- the alaS gene encoding alanine--tRNA ligase: MTSARTTTLTTAQIREKFLHFFESKEHLRLPSHSSIAPDPTTLFTVAGMQPFKPQFMGAAAKFEEGASKRVTTAQKCIRVGDIENVGRTRRHLSLFEMMGNFSFGDYFKREAISWAWEFLTEPQWMNMNAEQMYVTIYEDDDEAFGYWTQDIGLDPSHIHRFGADENFWPADAPAKGPNGPCGPCSEIFYDRGPKYGDDSWADYHQTRESARFLEVWNLVFPQYDRQEPQADGTPTLKDLPFKNIDTGMGLERVASVVQDVPDFYSNDVFLPLIEKIAELSGKPYEGEQSVSHRVVAEHARAVSMTVADGVALSNTGRGYVIRKILRRASRHAYLLGLREPSIYKLVPLVVQSMGEAYPELKENQSRIEAALKGEEERFLRTLESGIQRLDALLNQQEKDSVLSGQDAFTLYGTYGFPIDLTREIAEEYGVSIDEAGFDKALAEDQELARAGSKYGKSELFGGADETLANVPPTEFVGYGQLEASGLVQAIVSGGESLPHLPAGSEAQVVLHRTPLYAEGGGEVGDTGRLEWEGGEAQVLDTHKTAQGVFLHRVLVERGELVVGQKVQASVNPERQSTERHHTATHLLHAALRAVLGSGVQQKGSLVAPERLRFDFSHGAALSADELSQVEQLVNRWITANFAVTWQQLPIAQARAAGAMALFGEKYGDVVRMVTVEGGVPYGEATVTSLELCGGAHVERTGDIGAFVIVGDENVAAGVRRIEALTGDVALRWVRERLTLASKAASSLNTSPEQLPERVAQLQSQLKAAQQETVQVRRQLTQAQMGGAGEGGTQTRELGGFKVATARLSGIEAGELRGAADNLLDKSGADMAIVVGDKGLVVKATKDAVTRGAHAGQLISKLAAAGGGKGGGRPDMAQAGVQDPEAALGALEGAF; encoded by the coding sequence ATGACTTCTGCGCGTACCACAACCCTGACCACCGCCCAAATCCGCGAGAAATTTCTGCACTTTTTTGAGTCCAAAGAGCATTTGCGCTTGCCCTCGCACTCCAGCATTGCGCCCGATCCGACCACGCTGTTCACGGTGGCGGGCATGCAGCCGTTCAAGCCGCAGTTCATGGGCGCTGCCGCCAAGTTTGAAGAGGGCGCGAGCAAGCGTGTGACCACCGCCCAGAAGTGCATCCGGGTGGGCGACATCGAAAACGTGGGCCGCACCCGCCGCCACCTGAGCCTGTTTGAGATGATGGGCAACTTTTCGTTTGGCGATTACTTCAAGCGTGAGGCGATCAGTTGGGCCTGGGAGTTTCTGACCGAGCCGCAGTGGATGAACATGAACGCCGAGCAGATGTACGTGACCATCTACGAGGACGACGACGAGGCGTTCGGTTACTGGACGCAGGACATCGGCCTGGACCCCAGCCACATTCACCGCTTCGGCGCGGACGAGAACTTCTGGCCTGCCGACGCGCCCGCCAAGGGGCCGAATGGACCGTGCGGGCCTTGCAGCGAGATTTTTTATGACCGTGGGCCGAAGTACGGCGACGATTCGTGGGCCGACTATCACCAGACCCGCGAGAGCGCCCGCTTTCTGGAAGTCTGGAACTTGGTGTTTCCGCAATACGACCGCCAAGAACCGCAGGCGGACGGCACGCCAACTTTGAAAGATTTGCCGTTCAAGAATATCGACACCGGCATGGGCCTGGAGCGCGTCGCCAGCGTGGTACAGGACGTACCCGACTTTTACAGCAACGATGTATTTTTGCCGCTGATCGAGAAGATTGCCGAGCTGTCGGGCAAGCCGTATGAGGGCGAGCAGAGCGTGTCTCACCGGGTGGTGGCCGAACACGCCCGCGCCGTGAGCATGACGGTGGCCGACGGCGTGGCACTGAGCAACACCGGACGCGGCTACGTGATCCGCAAGATTCTGCGCCGCGCTTCCCGGCACGCCTACTTACTGGGCCTGCGCGAACCGAGCATCTACAAACTGGTGCCGCTGGTGGTGCAGAGCATGGGCGAAGCGTACCCAGAATTGAAAGAAAATCAGAGCCGAATTGAAGCGGCTTTGAAGGGTGAGGAAGAGCGGTTTTTGCGGACATTGGAGAGTGGGATTCAGCGGTTGGACGCCTTACTGAATCAGCAGGAAAAAGACAGCGTATTGAGTGGTCAAGACGCCTTCACTCTCTACGGCACTTACGGCTTTCCCATCGACCTGACCCGCGAGATTGCCGAGGAGTACGGCGTCAGCATTGACGAGGCGGGCTTTGATAAAGCGCTGGCCGAGGATCAGGAACTGGCGCGGGCAGGAAGCAAGTACGGCAAGTCCGAACTGTTCGGCGGCGCAGACGAAACGCTGGCCAATGTGCCGCCCACCGAATTTGTCGGCTACGGGCAGCTTGAGGCGTCGGGGTTGGTGCAGGCCATTGTCAGCGGCGGCGAGAGCTTGCCCCACCTTCCGGCGGGCAGCGAGGCGCAGGTCGTGCTGCACCGCACGCCCCTGTATGCCGAGGGCGGCGGTGAGGTGGGCGACACCGGGCGACTGGAGTGGGAAGGCGGCGAGGCGCAAGTATTAGATACACACAAAACCGCACAGGGCGTCTTCCTTCACCGCGTTTTGGTCGAGCGCGGCGAACTGGTGGTGGGACAGAAGGTGCAGGCCAGCGTCAACCCCGAGCGCCAGTCTACCGAGCGCCACCACACCGCCACCCACCTCTTGCACGCGGCTCTGCGGGCGGTGCTGGGCAGCGGCGTGCAGCAGAAAGGCTCGCTGGTGGCCCCCGAACGCCTGCGCTTTGACTTCTCGCACGGCGCGGCCCTCAGCGCCGACGAACTCAGTCAGGTGGAACAACTGGTCAACCGCTGGATTACCGCCAACTTTGCCGTGACCTGGCAGCAGTTGCCAATTGCACAGGCGCGGGCAGCAGGCGCGATGGCCCTCTTCGGCGAGAAATACGGCGATGTGGTGCGAATGGTGACGGTGGAAGGCGGCGTGCCTTACGGCGAGGCAACCGTGACCAGCCTGGAACTCTGCGGCGGCGCACACGTGGAGCGGACCGGCGACATTGGCGCGTTTGTGATCGTGGGCGATGAAAATGTGGCAGCGGGTGTGCGGCGCATTGAAGCCCTCACCGGAGACGTGGCGCTCAGATGGGTGCGTGAGCGCCTCACCTTGGCCAGCAAAGCGGCCAGCAGCCTTAACACCAGCCCCGAGCAGTTGCCGGAGCGGGTGGCTCAGCTTCAGTCTCAACTCAAAGCAGCCCAGCAAGAAACCGTACAGGTGCGCCGTCAACTCACCCAAGCTCAGATGGGCGGAGCGGGCGAGGGCGGCACCCAGACCCGCGAGTTGGGCGGCTTTAAGGTGGCGACGGCCCGTCTTAGCGGCATTGAAGCGGGCGAGCTACGCGGCGCAGCAGACAACCTGCTCGACAAGAGCGGCGCGGATATGGCGATTGTGGTGGGCGACAAAGGGCTGGTTGTGAAGGCCACCAAAGACGCCGTGACACGCGGCGCACACGCGGGCCAACTCATCAGCAAGCTGGCGGCAGCGGGCGGCGGCAAGGGCGGCGGGCGGCCCGATATGGCACAGGCGGGCGTGCAAGACCCGGAAGCGGCTTTGGGAGCGCTGGAAGGGGCTTTCTAG
- a CDS encoding type II toxin-antitoxin system VapB family antitoxin has protein sequence MTTVQLPDELVRHLQTITGQEGADAAVLKALEDYIYQRQLRVLDFEGQFDADPPYDYKEQRRMDERKN, from the coding sequence ATGACCACCGTGCAACTTCCCGACGAACTGGTGAGGCATCTACAGACCATCACTGGGCAAGAGGGCGCTGACGCCGCCGTGCTGAAGGCGCTTGAGGATTATATTTATCAGCGGCAACTCCGGGTTCTGGATTTTGAAGGCCAGTTTGACGCTGACCCGCCGTATGACTACAAAGAGCAGCGGCGTATGGACGAGCGCAAAAACTAG
- the ppk1 gene encoding polyphosphate kinase 1: protein MNKQTPKPAPSGEHSAPEPKATDLKVSDPKKVAAPKTAAPKSKGAGKTPPSSVGIETQSTSAVDDSTYLNRELSWLAFNERVLFEAQNESNPLLERLTYAAICGSNLDEFFMVRVAGVHRQIAANVTTKSLDGLLPKEVLNLVRSRTHVMLQGIEKVTRSIFKALQERGVEIGRVKDLGKRARATLREQYLSQIQPVLTPLIVDPSHPFPYISNLSLNLAVLIDAGAGEDPEFARVKVPVGVLPRIVKCGGQLLLLEDVIAEHLSELFRGRMVLRSHVFRVTRNTDYEFDEEEAEDLLATIEDGLRRRRFGSAVRLEVTRDMPAPMLEFLRSRLKLAHEDIFELQGPLGTANLMGLPVERPDLQFPTFSPRVPDLGGEDDEGIFHTLSGGDVLLHHPYDSFTNVLAFVQAAANDPDVLAIKQTLYRTGDDPRLIGALRTAAENGKQVVALIELKARFDEQRNISSARQLERVGAHVVYGVSGLKTHGKVTLVVRREGEKLKRYVHVGTGNYNPKTARLYTDLSLLSARDELGEDVAALFNHLTGYAEADYDYLLVAPDTARTGFLKLLEREAANVAAGKPGWARLKFNQLTDPQMIEALYKASQAGVKVQLMVRGVCCLRPGVAGFSENIEVRSLIGRFLEHARIYAFAGDASEHKPHTKASKDRAPDVYFGSADWMSRNLDRRVEVIAPLFDEKQKVKLLSLLDTEWADTRGAWVLAASGEYAKLSGDSSAQAAFMGAEELPTARTLG from the coding sequence ATGAATAAGCAGACCCCCAAACCAGCGCCGAGTGGGGAGCATTCGGCCCCGGAACCCAAAGCCACAGACCTCAAGGTGTCAGACCCCAAAAAGGTGGCGGCCCCCAAAACCGCTGCCCCGAAGAGTAAAGGGGCGGGCAAAACGCCGCCCAGCAGCGTGGGTATCGAAACCCAGAGCACCAGCGCGGTGGATGACAGCACGTACCTCAACCGCGAACTCTCGTGGCTGGCCTTCAACGAGCGGGTTCTGTTTGAAGCCCAGAACGAGAGCAATCCCCTGCTGGAGCGCCTGACCTACGCCGCCATCTGCGGCAGCAACCTCGACGAGTTTTTTATGGTGCGGGTGGCGGGCGTCCACCGCCAGATCGCCGCCAACGTGACCACCAAGAGTCTCGACGGCCTGCTGCCCAAGGAAGTGCTGAACCTGGTGCGCTCCCGCACCCACGTGATGCTGCAAGGTATCGAAAAAGTCACCCGCAGCATCTTTAAGGCGCTGCAAGAGCGGGGAGTGGAAATTGGGCGGGTCAAGGATTTGGGCAAGCGGGCGCGGGCCACGCTGCGCGAGCAGTACCTTTCGCAGATTCAGCCGGTGCTGACGCCGCTGATCGTTGATCCCAGCCACCCGTTTCCGTATATCAGCAACCTCAGCCTCAATCTGGCGGTGCTGATCGACGCCGGAGCAGGCGAAGACCCGGAGTTTGCCCGCGTCAAGGTGCCGGTGGGCGTGCTGCCGCGCATCGTCAAATGCGGCGGCCAATTGCTGCTCCTCGAAGACGTGATCGCCGAGCATCTCAGCGAGCTGTTTCGGGGCCGGATGGTGCTGCGCTCGCACGTGTTCCGCGTGACCCGCAACACCGATTACGAGTTTGACGAAGAAGAAGCCGAAGACCTGCTCGCCACCATCGAGGACGGCCTGCGGCGGCGGCGCTTCGGCTCGGCGGTGCGGCTGGAAGTCACCCGCGACATGCCCGCTCCGATGCTCGAATTTCTCAGAAGCCGCCTCAAGCTCGCTCACGAAGACATTTTTGAGCTGCAAGGCCCGCTCGGCACCGCCAATTTGATGGGCCTTCCCGTCGAGCGCCCCGATTTGCAGTTTCCAACCTTCTCGCCCCGCGTCCCCGACCTCGGCGGCGAGGATGACGAGGGCATCTTTCACACCCTGAGCGGCGGCGACGTGCTGCTCCACCACCCCTACGACTCGTTTACCAATGTGCTGGCCTTCGTGCAGGCGGCGGCCAACGACCCCGACGTGCTGGCGATCAAGCAGACCCTCTACCGCACCGGAGACGACCCGCGCCTGATCGGAGCGCTCAGGACTGCCGCCGAGAACGGCAAGCAAGTGGTGGCCCTGATCGAACTCAAGGCCCGCTTCGACGAGCAGCGCAATATCTCCTCGGCGCGGCAGCTTGAGCGGGTCGGGGCGCACGTGGTCTACGGGGTCAGCGGCCTCAAGACGCACGGCAAGGTCACTTTGGTGGTGCGGCGCGAGGGCGAGAAGCTCAAACGCTACGTGCATGTCGGCACCGGCAACTACAATCCCAAAACCGCCCGCCTCTATACCGACCTTTCGCTGCTGTCGGCCCGCGACGAACTCGGGGAAGATGTGGCGGCGCTGTTCAACCACCTGACCGGTTACGCCGAGGCCGATTACGATTACCTGCTGGTGGCCCCCGACACCGCCCGCACTGGATTCCTGAAATTATTGGAACGCGAGGCGGCCAATGTCGCGGCGGGCAAACCCGGCTGGGCACGGCTCAAGTTCAACCAGCTCACCGATCCGCAGATGATCGAGGCGCTGTATAAGGCTTCGCAGGCGGGCGTCAAGGTGCAGCTGATGGTGCGCGGCGTGTGCTGTCTGCGCCCCGGCGTGGCGGGCTTTTCCGAGAATATCGAGGTTCGCAGCCTGATCGGGCGCTTTTTGGAACACGCCCGCATCTACGCTTTTGCCGGAGACGCCAGCGAGCACAAACCCCACACCAAAGCCAGCAAGGACCGCGCCCCCGACGTGTACTTCGGTTCCGCCGACTGGATGAGCCGCAACCTCGACAGGCGGGTGGAAGTGATTGCTCCACTGTTTGACGAAAAGCAGAAAGTCAAGCTGCTGAGCTTGCTCGATACCGAGTGGGCCGACACACGTGGCGCGTGGGTGCTGGCGGCCAGCGGCGAATATGCCAAGCTCAGCGGCGACAGCAGCGCTCAGGCCGCCTTCATGGGCGCGGAAGAGTTGCCGACTGCTCGAACTTTGGGGTAG